A genomic window from Flavobacterium hankyongi includes:
- the prfA gene encoding peptide chain release factor 1 — MLDRLQYVKQRFDEISDLIIQPDIIADQKRYVQLNKEYKDLKALVEKREEYINLDGNIKEAKEIIADGSDAEMVEMAKMQLDEAQNRLPQLEDEIKFMLIPKDPEDAKNVMVEIRAGTGGDEASIFAGDLFRMYTKYCESRGWRTSVVDLNEGTSGGFKEVIFEVTGEDVYGTLKFEAGVHRVQRVPQTETQGRVHTSAATVMVLPEAEEFDVQIDMNDVRIDFFCSSGPGGQSVNTTKSAVRMTHIPTGLVAQCQDEKSQHKNKDKALTVLRSRLYEKELAIKQEEDAKKRNSQVSSGDRSAKIRTYNYPQGRITDHRIGMDIFDMDGVMAGKIQKFIDELQLVSNTEKLKESEVF, encoded by the coding sequence ATGTTAGACAGACTTCAATACGTAAAACAGCGTTTCGACGAAATTTCAGACTTGATTATTCAGCCAGATATTATCGCCGATCAAAAGCGTTATGTGCAGTTAAATAAAGAATATAAAGATTTAAAAGCTCTTGTTGAAAAACGTGAAGAGTACATCAATCTTGATGGGAATATTAAAGAAGCTAAAGAGATTATTGCTGATGGTAGTGATGCCGAAATGGTTGAGATGGCAAAAATGCAATTAGATGAAGCTCAGAATCGTTTGCCTCAGTTAGAAGACGAAATTAAGTTTATGCTTATCCCTAAAGATCCAGAAGACGCTAAGAATGTTATGGTTGAAATCCGTGCTGGTACTGGTGGTGATGAAGCATCTATTTTTGCTGGAGATTTATTTAGAATGTACACAAAATATTGTGAAAGTAGAGGCTGGAGAACTTCTGTTGTAGATTTAAATGAAGGTACTTCAGGCGGATTTAAAGAGGTTATTTTTGAAGTAACTGGAGAAGATGTTTACGGGACTTTGAAATTTGAAGCAGGAGTGCACCGTGTACAACGTGTACCTCAAACAGAAACTCAAGGACGTGTACATACATCTGCAGCAACAGTTATGGTTTTGCCTGAGGCTGAAGAATTTGATGTGCAAATTGACATGAATGATGTTCGAATTGATTTCTTCTGTTCGTCAGGTCCTGGAGGTCAATCGGTAAATACTACAAAATCAGCTGTTCGTATGACACACATTCCTACAGGTTTGGTGGCGCAATGTCAGGATGAGAAATCGCAACATAAAAATAAAGATAAAGCATTAACGGTACTACGTTCACGTTTGTATGAGAAGGAGCTAGCAATTAAGCAAGAAGAAGATGCTAAAAAGCGTAATTCTCAGGTGAGTAGTGGTGACCGTTCAGCAAAAATTAGAACTTATAATTACCCTCAAGGACGTATTACTGATCACAGAATTGGTATGGATATTTTTGATATGGATGGTGTTATGGCTGGAAAAATTCAAAAATTCATTGATGAACTTCAACTTGTATCTAACACTGAAAAACTAAAAGAAAGCGAAGTGTTTTAA
- a CDS encoding DUF5723 family protein: MKKNLLIVLMAVIVYSVKAQSYLGYFSDNYSGTQGLLYNPANVADSPYKIDINLISGSVFGSNDYYGFKFTDVLKKDYDFEASAKKFPSISNNGYINVDTQGLSVMFNIAPKHSLGLFTRGRAIVNATDINGTTFSRIDSGFLGNNDFTINEGDYSITGNSWAEVGLTYGTILLDKSEHFLKAGITAKYLRGIANAYSSGKNVNITYNDNIVPALSTVTASGEITYGGVSDFEKTAKDFDFDSKSNGFAADLGLVYEWRPEKVIVNSLSKYKLKLGLSVTDLGSLKFKNDTLRKYSFNNRTVSAIAVDNANDYRDVLELFDPNPEIVKSVKAVLPTALHVNIDWNIYQRFFLNLNSDFGLTAKDGLNKNFNPTMVILTPRYESKWIGIYLPVNYSEYRDFQAGFGFRAGPLFLGSGSIITNLITDESKGADIYAGLRVPIYGAKRTPKVNDRDGDTVLDKDDICPDIAGPFENRGCPYKDTDKDGIIDKEDLCPTVAGEKENRGCPWEDSDKDGILDKDDKCSDVPGPKENKGCPWPDSDKDGVADKEDKCPDVKGTVKNNGCPEVTDEVVKKLNDYAKTILFDTSKATFQQQTYTVLQAMVAILKEYPSSKFSIEGHTDSDGKDTLNQKLSEDRAAAVKNYLIENGVDASRLSSVGYGETKPIANNKTKAGKAQNRRVEVKLIK, translated from the coding sequence ATGAAAAAAAATCTTTTAATAGTTTTAATGGCTGTAATAGTTTACTCCGTTAAGGCACAATCATATTTAGGGTACTTTAGTGATAATTACAGTGGTACTCAAGGACTTCTCTATAACCCAGCCAATGTCGCTGATTCTCCTTATAAAATCGATATTAATTTGATTTCTGGAAGTGTATTTGGATCAAATGATTATTATGGATTTAAATTTACGGATGTTTTAAAAAAGGACTATGATTTTGAAGCAAGTGCTAAGAAATTCCCAAGTATTAGTAATAATGGTTACATAAATGTTGATACTCAAGGTTTATCGGTAATGTTTAATATTGCTCCCAAGCATTCATTAGGACTTTTTACAAGAGGAAGAGCAATAGTTAACGCTACTGATATTAATGGTACAACTTTTAGTAGAATAGATTCTGGTTTTTTAGGGAACAATGATTTTACAATAAATGAAGGGGATTACAGCATTACCGGAAATAGTTGGGCTGAAGTAGGTCTTACCTATGGTACAATTCTTCTTGATAAAAGCGAACATTTTTTAAAAGCGGGTATAACTGCAAAATACTTAAGAGGTATAGCCAATGCTTATTCAAGTGGTAAAAATGTCAATATTACATATAACGATAATATAGTTCCGGCATTAAGTACAGTTACCGCAAGTGGTGAAATCACATATGGAGGAGTTTCAGATTTTGAGAAAACTGCTAAAGATTTTGATTTTGACTCAAAATCAAATGGTTTTGCTGCAGATTTAGGGCTTGTGTATGAATGGAGACCTGAGAAAGTTATTGTTAATAGTCTTAGCAAGTACAAACTTAAACTGGGATTGTCTGTTACTGATTTAGGATCTTTAAAATTTAAAAATGATACCCTAAGAAAGTATTCATTTAATAACAGGACAGTTTCGGCCATAGCTGTTGATAATGCTAACGATTACAGAGATGTGTTGGAATTGTTTGACCCAAATCCTGAAATTGTAAAATCGGTAAAAGCTGTTTTGCCAACAGCCTTGCATGTTAACATTGATTGGAATATCTATCAAAGATTTTTCTTGAATTTAAACAGCGATTTTGGATTAACAGCTAAGGATGGATTAAATAAAAATTTTAATCCCACAATGGTTATATTGACACCTCGTTACGAATCAAAATGGATAGGTATTTATCTTCCTGTAAATTATTCGGAGTATAGGGATTTTCAAGCAGGTTTTGGTTTTAGAGCAGGGCCATTATTTTTAGGTTCTGGCTCTATAATTACAAATTTGATTACTGATGAATCTAAAGGAGCTGATATTTATGCAGGTTTAAGAGTTCCTATTTATGGAGCCAAAAGAACTCCTAAAGTAAATGATAGGGATGGAGATACAGTTTTAGATAAAGATGACATTTGTCCTGACATTGCTGGTCCTTTCGAAAACAGAGGATGTCCATATAAAGACACGGATAAAGATGGTATTATTGATAAAGAAGACTTATGCCCAACTGTTGCTGGAGAAAAAGAAAATAGAGGTTGTCCTTGGGAAGATTCAGACAAAGATGGAATTTTAGATAAAGACGATAAATGTTCAGATGTGCCAGGACCAAAAGAAAATAAAGGTTGTCCTTGGCCGGATTCTGATAAGGATGGCGTAGCTGATAAAGAAGATAAATGTCCAGATGTAAAAGGAACTGTAAAAAACAATGGCTGTCCTGAAGTTACTGATGAGGTTGTCAAAAAATTAAATGATTATGCTAAAACAATTTTGTTTGATACAAGTAAGGCGACATTCCAACAGCAAACCTATACTGTATTGCAAGCAATGGTTGCTATTTTAAAAGAGTATCCATCTTCTAAATTCTCAATTGAAGGGCATACAGACAGTGATGGTAAAGATACATTGAATCAAAAATTATCTGAAGATAGAGCAGCAGCAGTAAAAAATTACCTTATTGAAAATGGTGTTGATGCTTCTAGGCTTTCGTCAGTTGGTTATGGAGAAACAAAACCAATTGCAAACAATAAAACAAAAGCGGGTAAAGCACAAAACAGAAGAGTAGAAGTTAAGTTAATCAAGTAA
- a CDS encoding YtxH domain-containing protein — translation MKTDKVVLGILGAAAVGAALGILFAPDKGSVTRKKISSKGKDLKDSLKTNLNNLSEKANEVYSSLKGEVKEAKDDFDHEIANLKNINKSIM, via the coding sequence ATGAAAACAGACAAAGTAGTATTAGGAATTTTAGGAGCAGCGGCCGTAGGAGCAGCATTAGGAATTTTATTCGCTCCAGATAAAGGAAGTGTAACTAGAAAAAAAATTTCATCTAAAGGAAAAGATTTGAAAGACTCATTAAAAACAAATCTGAATAATTTATCAGAGAAAGCTAATGAAGTTTATTCTTCCTTGAAAGGTGAAGTAAAAGAAGCTAAGGATGATTTTGATCATGAGATAGCTAACCTAAAAAATATCAATAAATCTATTATGTAA
- a CDS encoding lmo0937 family membrane protein encodes MQNLLYIAAIVCIILWALGYFVYSLGSLVHVLLLIAVIAVLLRIIKGKPL; translated from the coding sequence ATGCAAAATTTACTTTACATCGCCGCGATAGTTTGTATCATTCTATGGGCACTGGGATATTTTGTTTATAGCTTAGGAAGCTTAGTTCATGTTTTATTGCTTATAGCAGTAATAGCAGTTCTATTAAGGATAATAAAAGGAAAACCATTATAA
- a CDS encoding ATP-binding protein encodes MNIIAFYKSPLFLRIVFVLSIAIIFFIAAITFKHINALSDSSNRVLNTYNVAVELEKMYTYVNDLETAKRDYIASNDQTIKFSIKIHQKEIEKALLKVEKITQDNKTQREYTKILRGLINHKYHIVNIILAKDYSNGVLGSTELNNDFLSGKKVMYDIRKVINKMIAVEESLLLKRNSIYQNNQKTTPLYIYLTLLVTLGLLVLSYVKMSKDLHNIKSYNNELIVANKSSSLSEIVGNYGTWQLNLETHEYTFSANEYRLLGYEPNAFKANLEDFMKHIHPDDKETVQEVNRKMIHEEYLPSFTYRIYKTDGELRYFRASGRVVINKSNERILIGTTTDVTEEIIANHEIEERNRILELNNKELQAFNYVASHDLQEPLRKIETFISRLIDKDFNSLSESGQQYITRINASAGRMRILIDDLLQFSRTTRAEQVFAKVDLNELLENAKQEQAQLIEEKKAIINADELPELEVVPFQIQQLFSNLINNSIKYSKENIPPIINITVSEVEAEKEAKFLPNGYNKFYKIIFSDNGIGFDQEYADKIFTLFTRLHNKDEYAGTGIGLAICKKIIENHKGYIFAQGEINKGSSFTIYLPKEA; translated from the coding sequence ATGAATATTATAGCCTTTTATAAATCTCCCCTTTTTTTACGTATTGTTTTTGTTTTATCAATTGCGATTATTTTTTTCATTGCAGCCATCACTTTTAAACATATTAATGCTTTATCTGACTCTTCAAATAGAGTTTTAAACACCTATAATGTTGCTGTCGAACTCGAAAAAATGTACACCTATGTTAATGACTTAGAAACAGCCAAGAGAGACTATATTGCTTCAAACGATCAAACGATAAAATTTTCTATAAAAATTCATCAAAAAGAAATAGAAAAAGCATTGCTAAAAGTAGAAAAAATAACTCAAGACAATAAAACACAAAGGGAGTACACAAAAATTTTAAGAGGATTGATCAATCATAAATATCATATTGTTAACATCATTCTTGCAAAAGATTATTCAAATGGAGTATTAGGAAGTACAGAACTTAATAATGATTTTTTATCTGGTAAAAAAGTCATGTATGATATACGAAAAGTAATTAATAAAATGATTGCTGTCGAGGAGAGTTTACTACTAAAAAGAAATAGCATTTATCAAAACAACCAAAAAACAACTCCTTTATACATTTATCTAACATTACTTGTCACACTTGGATTACTAGTACTTTCTTATGTAAAAATGAGTAAAGATTTGCACAATATAAAATCGTACAACAACGAATTGATCGTGGCAAACAAATCAAGTAGTCTATCAGAAATTGTTGGCAATTATGGCACTTGGCAGCTTAATCTTGAAACCCACGAGTACACATTTTCTGCTAATGAATATCGTCTTTTAGGATATGAACCTAATGCTTTCAAGGCTAATCTTGAAGATTTCATGAAACATATTCATCCAGATGACAAAGAAACTGTACAAGAAGTAAACCGTAAAATGATTCATGAAGAATATCTTCCTTCTTTCACCTACCGAATTTATAAAACAGATGGTGAATTAAGATACTTTAGAGCATCAGGAAGAGTTGTTATCAATAAATCTAACGAAAGAATTTTAATTGGCACTACTACTGATGTTACCGAAGAAATTATTGCCAATCATGAAATTGAAGAACGTAATAGAATTCTGGAATTGAACAATAAAGAACTACAAGCTTTTAATTATGTGGCCAGTCATGATTTACAAGAGCCATTACGAAAAATAGAGACATTTATTTCACGCCTAATCGACAAGGATTTTAATAGTTTATCTGAATCTGGTCAGCAGTACATTACCCGAATAAATGCTTCGGCTGGAAGAATGCGAATCTTGATTGATGATTTGCTTCAATTCTCTAGAACAACAAGAGCAGAACAAGTTTTTGCAAAAGTAGATTTAAACGAATTGCTCGAAAACGCTAAACAAGAACAGGCACAACTTATTGAAGAAAAGAAAGCCATAATCAATGCCGATGAATTACCTGAACTTGAAGTTGTCCCTTTTCAAATTCAACAATTATTCAGCAACTTAATTAACAACTCTATTAAATACAGTAAAGAAAATATTCCTCCAATAATAAATATTACTGTTTCTGAAGTTGAAGCTGAAAAAGAAGCAAAATTTCTTCCAAATGGTTATAATAAATTTTACAAAATAATTTTCTCAGACAATGGAATTGGTTTCGACCAAGAATATGCTGATAAAATATTTACACTATTTACCAGACTTCATAATAAAGACGAATATGCAGGAACTGGTATTGGACTAGCCATTTGTAAAAAAATCATCGAAAATCATAAAGGCTATATTTTTGCTCAAGGCGAAATTAACAAAGGGAGTTCCTTTACCATATATCTTCCAAAAGAAGCGTAA
- a CDS encoding response regulator — MEKEYIHIILADDDEDDRLFFTDAFSELKISTKVQTYNDGVELMNYLNEDDVVLPNVLFLDLNMPRKNGIECLQEIKSNDKFKDIAIAIYSTSSSEEHIEETFVLGANVYIKKPNDFNTLKKFLSDVITINWQYHTSGLNKDNFLLRM; from the coding sequence ATGGAAAAAGAATATATACACATTATCCTTGCTGATGATGACGAAGATGATAGGTTATTTTTTACAGACGCTTTTAGCGAATTAAAAATAAGCACAAAAGTACAGACTTATAACGACGGTGTTGAACTCATGAATTATCTAAATGAGGACGATGTTGTTTTACCCAATGTCTTATTTTTAGATTTAAACATGCCTCGCAAAAACGGAATTGAATGCTTGCAAGAGATTAAGTCAAATGACAAGTTTAAAGACATTGCCATTGCTATCTACTCAACCTCATCTTCTGAAGAACATATTGAGGAAACTTTTGTATTAGGTGCTAATGTGTATATAAAAAAACCTAATGATTTTAATACACTAAAAAAGTTTTTGTCTGATGTAATAACCATAAACTGGCAATACCATACCTCTGGACTTAATAAAGATAATTTTTTACTACGAATGTAA
- a CDS encoding helix-turn-helix domain-containing protein, with translation MKAFLKFDFNILTKKLLEEKIASLGVKFSVTGFGEIEFLETIPEDKIEEITSVLNSYGIDIIENQKTVLVQKIKDTIVEMVFKEDAPNVKASVYLAEKLNHSYGYLSNLFSEVTYTSIENFIIIQKIEYAKQLIVNDKLSLTEIAFKLNYSSVAHLSTQFKNTTGITPSQFQRIILKRREIANTK, from the coding sequence ATGAAAGCCTTTTTAAAATTTGATTTCAATATTTTGACAAAGAAGTTGTTGGAAGAAAAAATAGCTTCTTTAGGAGTAAAATTTTCAGTAACAGGTTTTGGTGAAATTGAATTTTTAGAAACCATTCCCGAAGACAAAATCGAAGAAATAACTTCTGTACTTAATAGCTATGGAATTGATATTATCGAAAATCAAAAGACGGTTTTAGTTCAAAAAATAAAGGATACTATTGTTGAAATGGTTTTTAAAGAAGATGCTCCAAATGTAAAAGCATCAGTTTACTTAGCAGAGAAGCTAAATCATAGCTATGGCTATTTATCTAATTTATTTTCTGAAGTAACTTATACATCAATTGAAAATTTTATCATTATTCAAAAGATTGAATATGCGAAACAGCTTATAGTAAATGATAAATTGAGCTTAACTGAAATTGCATTCAAACTTAACTATTCAAGTGTAGCACATTTAAGTACACAATTTAAAAACACAACAGGAATTACTCCTTCTCAGTTTCAGCGAATTATTTTGAAAAGAAGGGAAATTGCCAATACCAAATAA
- the pyrF gene encoding orotidine-5'-phosphate decarboxylase: MTTQQLIEQIRIKKSFLCVGLDVDLNKIPQHLLATEDPIFEFNKAIIDATHDLCVAYKPNIAFFEAYGIKGWQALQKTINYINQNYPELFTIADAKRGDIGNTSSMYAKAFFEDLEFDSVTVAPYMGKDSVEPFLAFEGKHTIMLALTSNEGAFDFQTLMVNGKELYKQVIETSKTWKKSENLMYVVGATKAEYFTEIRKIVPYSFFLVPGVGAQGGSLQEVCKYGLNKNVGLLINSSRGIIYASIQEDFAQKAREEAFKLQQEMGQILETL; encoded by the coding sequence ATGACAACACAACAACTTATTGAACAAATTCGAATCAAGAAATCATTTTTATGCGTAGGGCTAGATGTAGATTTGAATAAAATTCCACAACATTTACTAGCTACAGAAGATCCAATTTTTGAATTTAATAAAGCAATTATAGATGCGACACATGATTTGTGCGTGGCGTATAAACCTAATATTGCTTTTTTTGAAGCTTACGGAATCAAAGGTTGGCAAGCTTTACAGAAAACGATTAACTACATTAATCAAAACTATCCTGAATTATTTACTATTGCAGATGCTAAAAGAGGAGATATTGGAAATACATCTTCTATGTATGCCAAAGCTTTTTTTGAAGATTTAGAATTTGATTCGGTTACGGTGGCACCGTATATGGGTAAAGATTCTGTTGAACCTTTTTTAGCTTTTGAAGGAAAACATACTATTATGTTGGCTTTAACATCAAACGAAGGAGCTTTCGATTTTCAAACATTAATGGTAAACGGAAAAGAATTATACAAACAAGTAATTGAAACATCAAAAACTTGGAAAAAATCTGAAAACCTGATGTATGTTGTAGGTGCTACAAAAGCAGAATATTTTACAGAAATAAGAAAGATTGTACCATATAGTTTCTTTTTGGTTCCTGGTGTTGGAGCACAAGGAGGAAGTTTACAGGAAGTTTGTAAGTATGGATTGAATAAAAATGTAGGCTTGCTGATAAATTCTTCTCGAGGAATTATTTATGCTTCAATTCAAGAAGATTTTGCTCAAAAGGCTAGGGAAGAAGCTTTCAAGTTACAACAAGAAATGGGACAAATTTTAGAAACTTTATGA
- a CDS encoding DoxX family protein, with protein MKSSFILRVAVAIILIMHSVPGMFNNGINDFGNLYLNQIGFAPFGLALAWSIKLSHLVTAILLLIDKYVKPAAIITILILIVGIFMVHLPDGWYVVGGGRNGVEFNFLLIAVLIAIMYPNGISIKK; from the coding sequence ATGAAATCAAGTTTTATACTTCGTGTCGCTGTAGCCATCATATTAATTATGCACAGTGTTCCGGGAATGTTTAATAACGGAATAAATGATTTTGGTAATCTGTATCTAAATCAGATAGGATTTGCTCCTTTTGGTTTAGCCCTTGCATGGAGTATTAAACTATCGCATCTTGTAACTGCAATTTTATTACTTATTGATAAATATGTAAAACCAGCGGCTATAATAACTATTTTAATTCTGATTGTTGGAATTTTTATGGTTCATTTACCTGATGGGTGGTATGTTGTTGGAGGTGGCAGAAATGGAGTAGAATTCAATTTTTTACTAATCGCTGTATTAATAGCCATAATGTATCCCAACGGAATTAGTATTAAAAAATAA
- a CDS encoding ABC transporter substrate-binding protein: MKIFVDQIGNQHSFEVSPKRIVSLVPSQTELLYDLGLEDKIVGITKFCVHPFHFKSTKTIVGGTKQVKVDKIKALQPDIIICNKEENTLAIVEELSAICPVWVTDIYTIEDNNKMIEDFGKLFNVRTESQKWIDKINFAQQDFQNFIKEYETQSVAYFIWGKPYMVAADNTFINHLLELNKFTNIYAHNEKYSGRYPEVVVQKMRIQGDPDLLFLSSEPFPFNDEHAFELGRHTHHAKTVFVDGEMFSWYGSRLVKAFDYFKKLRFRIGELHLQHGHDH, from the coding sequence TTGAAAATCTTTGTAGACCAAATAGGAAACCAACACAGCTTTGAAGTTTCACCAAAAAGAATTGTTTCTTTAGTGCCTTCTCAAACCGAATTGTTATATGATTTAGGTTTAGAGGATAAGATTGTTGGGATTACTAAATTTTGCGTGCATCCGTTTCATTTTAAATCGACCAAAACAATTGTTGGTGGTACAAAACAGGTAAAAGTTGATAAAATAAAAGCACTTCAGCCTGATATCATTATTTGTAACAAAGAAGAAAATACTTTAGCGATTGTAGAAGAATTGAGTGCAATATGTCCTGTTTGGGTGACTGATATTTATACGATTGAGGATAATAACAAAATGATTGAAGATTTCGGGAAGCTATTTAATGTACGTACCGAATCTCAAAAATGGATTGATAAGATTAACTTTGCTCAACAAGATTTTCAAAATTTTATAAAAGAGTACGAAACCCAAAGTGTAGCCTATTTTATTTGGGGAAAACCGTACATGGTTGCTGCCGACAATACTTTTATTAATCATTTATTGGAGTTAAATAAGTTTACAAATATTTACGCTCACAACGAAAAATACTCAGGTCGTTATCCAGAAGTTGTAGTGCAAAAAATGCGAATTCAAGGAGATCCAGATTTACTATTCCTTTCTTCTGAACCGTTTCCTTTTAATGATGAACATGCTTTTGAATTGGGCAGACATACACATCATGCAAAAACAGTTTTTGTAGACGGAGAAATGTTTTCTTGGTACGGGAGTAGATTAGTCAAAGCTTTCGATTATTTCAAAAAACTTCGCTTTAGAATAGGAGAATTGCACTTGCAACATGGTCATGACCATTAA
- a CDS encoding alpha/beta fold hydrolase, producing MINYTVYENHSNTQWVTFVHGAGGSSSIWYKQIREFQKHFNVLVLDLRGHGDSRKTAFTKKYTFKSIAQDVIEVIDHLKIQSSHFVGISLGTIVIRQLAEMYPERVKSMIMGGAILKMNFRSQILMRVGNVFKYVLPYLVLYKLFAFIIMPKDNHKQSRLLFINEAKKLYQKEFIKWFKLTAEINPVLRWFRQVELNIPTFYIMGEEDYMFLPSVKKVVEAHYKTAKLYVVEKCGHVVNVEQASVFNAQVINFLMEFK from the coding sequence GTGATAAATTATACTGTTTACGAAAATCATTCAAATACTCAATGGGTAACATTTGTTCATGGAGCTGGTGGTAGTTCGTCAATTTGGTATAAACAAATTAGAGAATTTCAAAAGCATTTTAATGTTTTGGTTCTTGATTTAAGAGGTCATGGTGACTCTAGAAAAACTGCTTTTACAAAAAAATATACTTTTAAATCTATTGCACAAGATGTGATCGAAGTGATTGATCATCTTAAAATTCAGTCATCACATTTTGTGGGCATTTCTCTCGGCACAATTGTAATTCGTCAATTGGCTGAAATGTATCCTGAAAGAGTAAAAAGCATGATTATGGGAGGCGCTATTTTGAAAATGAATTTCCGTTCCCAAATTTTAATGCGAGTAGGGAATGTTTTTAAGTATGTACTTCCTTATCTGGTACTTTACAAATTATTTGCTTTCATTATTATGCCAAAGGATAATCATAAACAGTCTCGTTTGTTGTTTATTAATGAGGCCAAAAAACTGTATCAAAAAGAATTTATTAAGTGGTTTAAATTAACTGCCGAGATTAACCCAGTGTTAAGATGGTTCCGCCAAGTGGAGCTGAATATTCCAACATTTTACATTATGGGAGAAGAGGATTATATGTTTTTACCTTCTGTGAAAAAAGTGGTGGAAGCACATTATAAAACAGCTAAATTATATGTTGTAGAAAAGTGTGGACACGTTGTAAACGTAGAGCAAGCTTCGGTTTTTAATGCTCAAGTAATTAATTTCCTGATGGAATTCAAATAA
- a CDS encoding DUF4197 domain-containing protein: MKSTIHEHQKSNLKTVSKKVIILLAILPLFSGCAEMQQVINQLPTEQGISQFEIASGLKEALNNGIDKQVVKLTAIDGFYKNEMVKILLPEELKKVDKGLRDIGMGKLADEGLKVLNKAAEDAVKESTPIFVDAIKGMTFTDAKNILLGDDRSATTYLQNSTSTALYGKFNPVIKNSFAKVGADKVWTNIINKYNSIPLVKKVNPDLTDYTTNKAMEGVFKMVAIEEKNIRTNIAARTSDLLKRVFSLQDKK; encoded by the coding sequence ATGAAATCAACGATTCACGAACACCAAAAAAGCAATTTAAAAACTGTGAGTAAAAAAGTTATCATTTTACTAGCTATCCTTCCTTTATTTTCAGGATGCGCCGAAATGCAACAGGTGATTAATCAATTACCTACTGAGCAAGGTATTTCACAATTTGAAATTGCATCGGGTTTAAAAGAAGCTTTAAACAATGGTATCGACAAGCAAGTTGTAAAGCTTACAGCTATAGATGGGTTTTATAAAAACGAAATGGTCAAAATTTTACTTCCCGAAGAATTAAAAAAGGTTGACAAAGGACTTCGAGACATTGGAATGGGAAAATTAGCCGATGAAGGATTAAAAGTTTTAAACAAAGCTGCCGAAGATGCTGTAAAAGAATCGACACCAATATTTGTGGATGCCATCAAAGGAATGACATTTACAGATGCTAAAAATATTCTTTTAGGAGACGATCGTTCAGCAACAACTTATTTACAAAACTCTACCTCAACGGCTTTGTATGGAAAATTTAATCCCGTGATTAAAAATTCATTTGCAAAAGTTGGGGCAGATAAAGTTTGGACCAATATCATCAACAAATACAACAGCATTCCGCTGGTTAAAAAAGTTAACCCAGATTTAACAGATTACACCACCAATAAAGCAATGGAAGGGGTATTCAAAATGGTTGCAATTGAAGAAAAAAATATCCGAACTAACATTGCAGCAAGAACTTCTGATTTGTTAAAAAGGGTATTCAGCTTACAAGACAAGAAATAG